Within Borrelia hispanica CRI, the genomic segment TCTTTTAATTCGCAGACACAAGAAGCCGTGGTTATAATTCCAGAATACAAAAACTTAGAAATAAAAACAAAAAATATATCTAATATGCATTATTATCTAAATGCAGAAGATAAAGTGATTCTTCTTCAAAGCAGTATTAGTCTATTTGACAGTAAAGATAACAACTATTTTGATAAAAACTATTTCTATATTCTAAGGCCTATTGATATGCAAAATGCAACTATCAAAGTTGATGATTTTTCTATTCACACACAAAACCTTATGGAGATCAAAAATAATAACATAAGTTTAAAGCAAGTCTTAGAAGAAATCGTTAATTGTTTATACAATTTGAGAGTTTCGGGACAAGCTACGGTTGAACCTAGTTTTTACACATATGTTAACAATATACAAAACAAAATAAATATGCTGCTTAAATAGTTTTTAGCAAAAATAGTATTATACTTCCTTTTATTGGTTAAAGGTTAAAGATAATTAAAAAGGATAAAGGACATAAAGATTGGATATCAGAATTGACAATGATTTTAACTTAGCTTTTGATTCGAATTTACAGATCGTTGATAGTATTGAAGAACAAAAACAACGACTATTTATATTCTTAAAGACTTCAAAAGGTAGTCTTTTCTATGATTCTCAATGGGGTTTAGATTATTCACACATTATAAAGCTTATCAAGATAAGCTCTTTAACGCAAATCAAAACTTACTTATTTATGTTATACAAGATCTCAAAATTGACATTGTAAATCTTGACGTAAACATACAATCAAACACAATAAGCATTGTCTTTCACTTCCCAAATGACACTCTA encodes:
- a CDS encoding contractile injection system sheath initiator, whose protein sequence is MDIRIDNDFNLAFDSNLQIVDSIEEQKQRLFIFLKTSKGSLFYDSQWGLDYSHIIKLIKISSLTQIKTYLFMLYKISKLTL
- a CDS encoding DUF777 family protein; the protein is MNGNYEIYRMNSKMQGSALTQEEIKQWIYSNVLISKVGIIKSFNSQTQEAVVIIPEYKNLEIKTKNISNMHYYLNAEDKVILLQSSISLFDSKDNNYFDKNYFYILRPIDMQNATIKVDDFSIHTQNLMEIKNNNISLKQVLEEIVNCLYNLRVSGQATVEPSFYTYVNNIQNKINMLLK